DNA from Ananas comosus cultivar F153 linkage group 12, ASM154086v1, whole genome shotgun sequence:
CATCTATTTCTTCTGCATTCTCATGCTTGGTTTAAGCCCCCCTTCTTTTCTcaaattttctcttaattttgttcttctcttctttcattGCTCTGTTCCGATTTTGcatgtctttttttcttttttttttttttttctctctctcaattggattttcttcttttttcctacGAATTATTATGAATTTAGACTTCTATGGTGGACTACATACTGGGAGTTGCAGATCCCGTCCAATGGCACTCCGAGGTATGAAATTCGCTTTCCCTGGAGCTATATGTCGTTTTACGTTTTTGTTTCTCCTAACCCATTACTCTTTTTTAATCTTTGCTTTTTTAAAGAATCTGGAGAGGAATAGGAAGCACTACTCCAAGTGGATGGCTCATCTCGGCCCAGAAATGGTTCGTTTCTCTTGATCTCATTTTTGTGTGATTTTGATGTAATTGGGTTGAGCGTTTGTGCGTTTCAGATTACGAGGGTTGCAGATGGTGTCGGCGCCGGAGTGCACTTCAATCCGTTCGTGGAGTGGAGAGATAAGGTTCCCCCCTACTTCTGCAATTCATCTAAATTTTGCTACGCATGAATTCTCTTtcgttatatttttttgtgtaatttgaATTTGTTGTGCTTGTAGATGATAAAGTATGGAGTCGTGCGGATGCATGATTTAGCGATGGATGTATTGACCTGGGACAGGTTCTACCTGAGCGGCCGATTGCAGAAACCTGTATGTCATTGCTTGAGGTGTGAGTTTAGTTGTTTCGATCATGTTATTGAGATGTTTATACCATGTAAATGTTTCGATCATTGAGACTAGGGAGATTAACAAAGTAGGCACAATAGCACTATTGGTTGTTTAATCGTGCTTCTCGCACGCAACTGCTCTTTCTACACTCCTATGCTATTGTATGTGTCGAATAACAAACTTTATTTCTGTTTATTTCTCTATTCAGGTGTAGAAACATTATTTAGCTGTGTAAAATTTTCTTCTTAGAAAGCAAGGATTGTCGTGCCAGTCAGTATGGTCTGGCACGGTTGGCACGTGCCGCCTGTGCCAATAAGCCCGTGTCTACATGTAAAATGGAGTGTACCGAGGCGTGTTGGCTTGCTGTGCTGTGCCGCTGACACGTCAATCCTTGTTTGAAAGTAAGAATGCCAGATAACTCCTCCTAAATTGTGTAGTCATAAAGATGACATTTCCAGGAGAACGACTATTTCCACAACCCTAAAACATTTTCTACTCAAATCCTTGAATTAACACTTCATACAGAGGTGTGGTGTTTCTAATGCTTGTTTATTTGTCttgtttgttctttttcttgaaGATGCTCTTGACTAATAGTAACCGGCATGCATTGTAATTCTTTTAAATAATCGGCGCAGGTCCGTGTTCTTATTGATAACTGGGAGATAAGAAAGGTcaatgtaattaatttaaaatcagCAACATCTGCTTCACTTCTCCTTTTGCCACCTGAATTTACTGAGGTTCGACTAGAAGTTTTATTTCCTAATCAGTGCACCTATTTTCTTCTGTTTATGTATATATTTCACTGCTAAATTTATGTTAGAACATCTCTTATGCTGCAGGAAGATCTATATTCGAAAATTTGTGGCCTCTCATACATGGGTGATCTGAGGATGCTGTTTGCCGAAGACAAAAATAAGGTCAGTCTAATAATGTAGTTGTACCTCACCTGCTCTGAATTAACTTGGTCAGACTTCTAGCTGAAGTGGTTAATCTATGCGAAAGCTTTTATTCTTGTAGTGACAGTTTCGTTAATCTAAATCTTATTTTGATGGTCTTTTGCTACTGAAATAAAACAGGTGAAAAAGATAGTCCAAGGAAGTTTCAATTTATTCCAATCAATGTATCGGCCACTATTACGAGAGTACGCAAGTGATGGGTTACTGAAGATGTCATCTCTCGGTCAGCAGCAATCATTCAAGCAGGTTCTTCTGATTCTCTCATTCTCAAGTCTTGCTACCCTTTTTATAAATTTGGAGAATATGGAATAATTGAATTCCTTGCTGGCAACAgccaaatttaacaaaataggCCTTTctttggggaaaaaaaagaaacatgagAATTTCTTGAATATGTAGGTCttctttgaaaagaaaaaagaagaagcaaaatgaTAACTTTTAGGAATATGCAGAAACGGAAAACCTTCCATCGTTATGGCTTTAGCCCAGTTTGGAACTTTTTAGGACCAAATTGCCTGTTTACTGCATGACCATATGCACTCTTTTAACCTATGGTTGCATAGTTTTGAAGCTGTGCATCATTGTCCTGTAGTGGAGGTTTGGTTTTGTTCTGAAAGTTAAAAAGTGGGCTTAAGTTACAAAAATAGATAGAGTATCATGCTTTAGTCGTCCTTTTTCTTTGGGTGCAAAAAGGGTCAACTATTAATACAGTAGAAATTTTCGGAACGTTGTTTGGAGTTCACTCAAGGAATACCCGTTTTGCTCCCCGGGCCTCCCATGATCCTTGTGTTGTAGATAGTATGTTAGGGATTGCACGGTTTCATTCTTCCCTTCTGAAAAAGAAGTCCAATAAGCTTTTTGTAGTTAAAAGCGGATTCTGGTTAGCCAAAACATATGTCATCAGTAATTGTCATAGCTTTCGATAAGATACTAATTGTTTGTCTCCATAATTATTTACCTAAAATGCctaaaaggagagagaagatATCTTCTACAGGGGTCTTGCTATTTGGACTACtgttgaataattttttttggccttGTGGATAGTTTATAAAACTCCTCATCTTTTATGCGTGGTCCTCTCTTAACAGAGcagtttgaaaattttcatcTCTCTTATTATGAGGAGAAAATTGGCTATCTGCTTTTCACTATCACTCTTGTTTTACCTTCTTTAGTTCTCTTGTCGCACTATTTGCGGTTTGACAACTAGCATGTATTAATGAAACATTCGCTTTCACTATTAATTTAGAACAACAATGTAATTGTTTTACTTGATGAAGAATAATATTACTGATATATAATCCGACTccctcccctccctctctctagatgTTCTCTAATttgctaataattaattaattgacagGAATGCGGTTCATCTGCGACTAACTACCTCGTTTCTATGCTTCCAGCGACAATCCAAAGACAGATTGGAGGAAAGTGTAGAGTAGATGAAACAGGTAGCAAGTATTGCTTACTGATAAATTCTTCAACCATTGGAAATTCAGATTCCTAACCATACaatcatatttatttaataaaaattatggaGGCTTCCTCAACTACAGAACAATTCACAACAGACCCCCcagctttatttttttatctatttattgattgattgattgacagccctcaacttttactcatTTTGATGAGAGTTATTCCAATCAAACGAATTCAGTATCCAATTAAAAAATCAACAGTTCCATAAGCTATTGGCCATCGATTGTTACCCGAATTCGCAGTTGTGTAAGCTAAAAGGTGGGCAGACTCGTTAAGTTTGATGGAATCATTGCCAAATTTGACAATCCCCAATTCAATTAATGGAAtaaactaaaatcaaaacttgCAAAAGTCAAAGGGTAGGTCTTTTATGCATGCTTACTTATTTACTTGTGTAGGAATAATAACACCCCAGATCATCGTATCTTCGAAAGAGGAGGCCGCTAACTGCGTCCGTAAAGCTCTGAGACGGATTGTTATGGTCTCAAGTGTGAGGCAGGCGGTATCCGGAGTGCTTGCCGCAGGCGGAGTAAATGCCGCTCGATATCTCGGGAAAAAGATATCAAAGGCTTGGACGTCTAGAACATCGTGATTTGTAACCTGAAGATGTATTCTCAAGTGCATTCGGTTTGGTTTGGGCATGAATTCTGAAGCGATGAcctctcatttctcttttcctttttgttttttcattccTGGGTTGACCTGCGATCGTGGGAGAAACAGACGAGAGCACAGTCAATTCTGTGTTTGGTTTTACATTGCATGAAGCATACTACTAATGGCAGTAAACGAAATGGCGGACAGATTTTCAGATTACTGGGATACTGGGTTAAATTGAGGGGTAGTGTGGTACTCTGAAGAGGGTTTACTGAGACATCCATTGACGGGTTATTGTTATCGATGATTCGGCTATGCTTAGCTGATTAATGGTAATAACCCGAGTGCTCCTCTTCTTTCGCGCCCAACCAATTAGTCCTAAACTGTCGTTTTAATATCGAGTTTGATTATCGTGCTCGACTATAGTTTGAGTTGCTCATTTGTTGTAAAATGAAGTCCAGGAAAATAGCATGATTCCGTAATGTTTGTCCTTTGTTGCAACAAGATGTGTACTAAGCTTCTGCTGAAACATTGTGGATTGCATCATCCTGTTGTGaaatggtaaaaaaattacttctttTGTTGCATGGTTATAACATTGTGAGTACTTGGTGTGTAAAATAATGTGTAATACTCAATAATGTGTAAGAGGAACAAGagtttttagttaaaatttttgtgTAGCAATGGCTATTAAAATGGTGTATAATTGAGGGGGTTTCAGTTAAAAAGTGAAAATGATTGAATATGTGAACACATTTTAATTTTGCATGGAGATATGAATAGTAAATAGATGTCAAATTTCGAATTAATATTTGATTAGAATGAAATGTACATATAAATCTTAAGTGGTGGATTATGTGTGTTTGTTTAAAAGAGaagttttcaaattcaaaaattttagtaaattatcTGACCGAGTCCAAATTTGAATCTTGAGTGAGAATACTAATCATCGGAATTTCACTCACTGATCGAATTTATATTCGAATTTGATCGCATAATATCGCATCTATTTCATCCATAGTCTCaaagtacttaaaaaaaaaattttgaggactCATTTCAAAAGCGTCGATACTCGAGGGGGTCCGTTTACACTTATACAGTTGTACCTCATAGTTTCAAATCCCTTTTTCGCGCTCCAAACTCTCTCTgactgactctctctctctctctctctctctctctcttccccaacCGATGAATAAGAACCCAACCGCGTCCCATCTCTCCCAcctctccaaaaccctaaccctaacccctcctcttcctcctccctcttctcccCCCTCCTTCTCCCTCCACCCTCATCCCACCCCTCTCATctgccgcctcctcctcctcctccgccaccgacGCCGCCGCCCCGGCGACGTCCTCTCCGCCGCGCGCCACCTCCTCTCCGCCGCCTCTGCCTCCTCCATCCCCGTCGACACCCTCCTCGCCAACCGCCTCATCGACCTCTTCGCCAAGCTCGGCGCCCTCTCCGACGCGCGCCGCCTCTTCGACGAATTGCCCCACCGGGACCTCTGCTCCTACAACACCCTCGTCTCCGCGTACTCCAACAATGGCGACCTCCCCTCCGCCCGCCggctgttcgacgaaatgcccgaTCGGGACCACTTCTCCTGGAGCTCCATTATCTCCGCCTACACCCGTCACAGCCGCCCAACCGAAGCTCTCCGCCTTTACCGGCAAATGCAGAGCCAAAGCAATGACGGGAGTCGTCGCAGCAACGTCGACAACAAGTTCACTGCTTCCTCCGCCCTAGCCGCCGCCACGGCGGTTCCGTGCCTTAACTATGGAAAAGAGATTCACTGCCACATAGTTCGCGCAGGTTTTGATTCTGATATAGTCGTGTGGGGTGCCCTCTCTGATATGTATGCCAAGTGCGGGAGCATAGATTCCGCACGCCGCGTGTTCGATGAAAGTCCAGAGAAGGACGTGGTTTCGTGGACGGCGATGATCGAGAGATACTTTGATGTTGGGAGGAGAGAAGAGGGGCTTTGGCTTCTTTACGAGATGTTGAGAGTCGGGGTTCGGCCGAATGAGTTCACCTTCGCGGGGGTTTTGAATGCTTTTGCAGAAATGGCATTGGAAGGTAAGGGTAAGGAGGTTCACGGGCAATTGATGAGGATCGGATACGACTCGTCTTCATTTGCAGGTAGTGCACTCGTTCACATGTATTCAAAGTGTGGGAGCATCGAGAAAGCAAGGAAGGTGTTTGACGGGATGCCGAAGCCGGACTTGGTTTCGTGGACCTCGATAATATGTGGGTATTCTCAGAACGGCCATCCCGAGGAGGCTTTGAGATACTTTGATCTTTTGCTAAGGTCAGGGACGAAGCCCGATCATATAACATTCGTTGGAGTTCTTTCTGCAAGCGCCCATTCCGGGTTAGTCGATAGAGGGCGTGAAATTTTTCATTCAATCAAAGAAGAGTACGGCGCTGAGTATACTTCTGACCACTATTCTTGCATGATCGACCTTCTCAGTCGATCAGGTCGGTTCAAAGAAGCTGAAGAGCTTATCGACAAGATGCCGATGAAGCCCAATAAGTTCTTGTGGGCTTCCTTGCTTGGTGGTTGCAGGATTCATAAGAATATTAGGTTGGCTAAAAGGGCCGCAGAAGCCCTATTTCAAATCGAGCCCGAGAATGCCGCAACATATGTAACTTTAGCTAATATTTATGCCTCTGCCGGTTTATGGGATGAGGTGGAGAAGATCAGAAAGAAAATGGACAACATAGGGG
Protein-coding regions in this window:
- the LOC109718868 gene encoding phosphatidate cytidylyltransferase, mitochondrial isoform X2 — protein: MAERSAAVLAAPLVDLLPPVDFCCAYGSSLLPNNHDHTSMVDYILGVADPVQWHSENLERNRKHYSKWMAHLGPEMITRVADGVGAGVHFNPFVEWRDKMIKYGVVRMHDLAMDVLTWDRFYLSGRLQKPVRVLIDNWEIRKVNVINLKSATSASLLLLPPEFTEEDLYSKICGLSYMGDLRMLFAEDKNKVKKIVQGSFNLFQSMYRPLLREYASDGLLKMSSLGQQQSFKQECGSSATNYLVSMLPATIQRQIGGKCRVDETGIITPQIIVSSKEEAANCVRKALRRIVMVSSVRQAVSGVLAAGGVNAARYLGKKISKAWTSRTS
- the LOC109718868 gene encoding phosphatidate cytidylyltransferase, mitochondrial isoform X1, producing the protein MAERSAAVLAAPLVDLLPPVDFCCAYGSSLLPNNHDHTSMVDYILGVADPVQWHSENLERNRKHYSKWMAHLGPEMITRVADGVGAGVHFNPFVEWRDKMIKYGVVRMHDLAMDVLTWDRFYLSGRLQKPVRVLIDNWEIRKVNVINLKSATSASLLLLPPEFTEEDLYSKICGLSYMGDLRMLFAEDKNKVKKIVQGSFNLFQSMYRPLLREYASDGLLKMSSLGQQQSFKQECGSSATNYLVSMLPATIQRQIGGKCRVDETGRIITPQIIVSSKEEAANCVRKALRRIVMVSSVRQAVSGVLAAGGVNAARYLGKKISKAWTSRTS
- the LOC109718018 gene encoding pentatricopeptide repeat-containing protein At4g37170-like: MNKNPTASHLSHLSKTLTLTPPLPPPSSPPSFSLHPHPTPLICRLLLLLRHRRRRPGDVLSAARHLLSAASASSIPVDTLLANRLIDLFAKLGALSDARRLFDELPHRDLCSYNTLVSAYSNNGDLPSARRLFDEMPDRDHFSWSSIISAYTRHSRPTEALRLYRQMQSQSNDGSRRSNVDNKFTASSALAAATAVPCLNYGKEIHCHIVRAGFDSDIVVWGALSDMYAKCGSIDSARRVFDESPEKDVVSWTAMIERYFDVGRREEGLWLLYEMLRVGVRPNEFTFAGVLNAFAEMALEGKGKEVHGQLMRIGYDSSSFAGSALVHMYSKCGSIEKARKVFDGMPKPDLVSWTSIICGYSQNGHPEEALRYFDLLLRSGTKPDHITFVGVLSASAHSGLVDRGREIFHSIKEEYGAEYTSDHYSCMIDLLSRSGRFKEAEELIDKMPMKPNKFLWASLLGGCRIHKNIRLAKRAAEALFQIEPENAATYVTLANIYASAGLWDEVEKIRKKMDNIGVVKTPGSSWIEIKRKVHVFLVGDKSHPRAKEIYELLKKMNTKMKEEGYMPDTDFVLHDVEDEQKEGDLAYHSERLAVAFGIIATPEGTPIKVFKNLRICGDCHTAIKFISRIMHRVIVVRDSNRFHHVKGGSCSCGDYW